A genomic window from Lutra lutra chromosome 17, mLutLut1.2, whole genome shotgun sequence includes:
- the AKTIP gene encoding AKT-interacting protein isoform X1, whose protein sequence is MNPFWSMSASSVRKRSDGEEKALTGDVITSPPRAAPKKQLPCIPKNALPITKPTSPAPAAQSTNGTHASYGPFYLEYSLLAEFTLVVKQKLPGVYVQPSYRSALMWFGVIFIRHGLYQDGVFKFTVYIPDNYPDGDCPRLVFDIPVFHPLVDPTSGELDVKRAFAKWRRNHNHIWQVLMYARRVFYKIDTSSPLNPEAAVLYEKDVQLFKSKVVDSVKMCTAHLFDQPKIEDPYAISFSPWNPSVHDEAREKMLTQKKKPEEQHNKSVHVAGLSWVKPGSVQPFSKEEKTVAT, encoded by the exons ATGAACCCTTTCTGGAGTATGTCTGCAAGCTCTGTCCGCAAA CGATCGGACGGCGAGGAGAAGGCATTAACAGGGGACGTGATAACCAGCCCTCCACGTGCCGCTCCGAAGAAACAACTGCCTTGTATTCCCAAAAACGCTTTGCCCATAACTAAGCCTACATCCCCCGCCCCAGCCGCACAGTCAACAAACGGCACACATGCTTCTTACGGACCCTTCTACTTGGAATACTCTCTTCTTGCAGAATT TACCTTGGTCGTGAAGCAGAAGCTACCGGGTGTCTACGTGCAGCCGTCTTACCGCTCTGCGTTAA TGTGGTTTGGAGTAATATTCATACGACACGGACTGTATCAAGACGGTGTGTTTAAGTTTACAGTTTACATCCCTGATAACTACCCGGATGGTGACTGCCCC CGCTTGGTGTTCGATATTCCCGTCTTTCACCCGCTAGTCGACCCCACCTCAGGGGAACTGGATGTCAAGAGAGCATTTGCAAAATGGAG GCGGAACCATAATCACATTTGGCAAGTTTTAATGTACGCGAGGAGAGTTTTCTACAAGATTGATACATCAAGCCCCCTGAACCCAGAGGCTGCAGTGCT GTATGAAAAAGATGttcagctttttaaaagcaaagtggTGGACAGTGTTAAGATGTGCACGGCTCATTTGTTTGACCAACCTAAGATAGAAGACCCCTACGCGATTAG CTTTTCTCCATGGAATCCTTCTGTACATGATGAAGCCAGAGAAAAGATGCTGACTCAGAAG AAGAAGCCTGAAGAACAGCACAATAAAAGTGTTCATGTTGCCGGCCTGTCATGGGTAAAGCCTGGTTCAGTACAACCTTTcagtaaagaagagaaaacagtagCAACTTAA
- the AKTIP gene encoding AKT-interacting protein isoform X2 — MNPFWSMSASSVRKRSDGEEKALTGDVITSPPRAAPKKQLPCIPKNALPITKPTSPAPAAQSTNGTHASYGPFYLEYSLLAEFTLVVKQKLPGVYVQPSYRSALMWFGVIFIRHGLYQDGVFKFTVYIPDNYPDGDCPRLVFDIPVFHPLVDPTSGELDVKRAFAKWRRNHNHIWQVLMYARRVFYKIDTSSPLNPEAAVLYEKDVQLFKSKVVDSVKMCTAHLFDQPKIEDPYAISFSPWNPSVHDEAREKMLTQKKPEEQHNKSVHVAGLSWVKPGSVQPFSKEEKTVAT; from the exons ATGAACCCTTTCTGGAGTATGTCTGCAAGCTCTGTCCGCAAA CGATCGGACGGCGAGGAGAAGGCATTAACAGGGGACGTGATAACCAGCCCTCCACGTGCCGCTCCGAAGAAACAACTGCCTTGTATTCCCAAAAACGCTTTGCCCATAACTAAGCCTACATCCCCCGCCCCAGCCGCACAGTCAACAAACGGCACACATGCTTCTTACGGACCCTTCTACTTGGAATACTCTCTTCTTGCAGAATT TACCTTGGTCGTGAAGCAGAAGCTACCGGGTGTCTACGTGCAGCCGTCTTACCGCTCTGCGTTAA TGTGGTTTGGAGTAATATTCATACGACACGGACTGTATCAAGACGGTGTGTTTAAGTTTACAGTTTACATCCCTGATAACTACCCGGATGGTGACTGCCCC CGCTTGGTGTTCGATATTCCCGTCTTTCACCCGCTAGTCGACCCCACCTCAGGGGAACTGGATGTCAAGAGAGCATTTGCAAAATGGAG GCGGAACCATAATCACATTTGGCAAGTTTTAATGTACGCGAGGAGAGTTTTCTACAAGATTGATACATCAAGCCCCCTGAACCCAGAGGCTGCAGTGCT GTATGAAAAAGATGttcagctttttaaaagcaaagtggTGGACAGTGTTAAGATGTGCACGGCTCATTTGTTTGACCAACCTAAGATAGAAGACCCCTACGCGATTAG CTTTTCTCCATGGAATCCTTCTGTACATGATGAAGCCAGAGAAAAGATGCTGACTCAGAAG AAGCCTGAAGAACAGCACAATAAAAGTGTTCATGTTGCCGGCCTGTCATGGGTAAAGCCTGGTTCAGTACAACCTTTcagtaaagaagagaaaacagtagCAACTTAA